The Arvicanthis niloticus isolate mArvNil1 chromosome 2, mArvNil1.pat.X, whole genome shotgun sequence genome includes a window with the following:
- the Bbln gene encoding bublin coiled-coil protein, translated as MSGPNGDLGMPVDVGTEGENDSFGEAEYAAINSMLDQINSCLDHLEEKNDHLHARLQELLESNRQTRLEFQQQLGEATGDASP; from the exons ATGTCGGGCCCCAACGGGGACCTAGGCATGCCAGTGGATGTGGGCACGGAAGGCGAGAATGACAGCTTCGGGGAAGCAG aGTACGCTGCCATCAACTCTATGTTGGATCAGATCAACTCTTGTCTGGACCACCTGGAGGAGAAGAATGACCACCTCCATGCCCGCCTCCAGGAGCTGCTGGAGTCCAACCGGCAGACGCGCCTGGAATTTCAGCAACAGCTTGGGGAGGCCACTGGTGATGCCAGCCCCTAG